AAAATTCATCTAAGGTCATTTGATTCCGCCAGTTGCTAGCTCTACGTGCCTCTTCAAAAACAACGACTCCCTTACAAGTTGGAATGATGGATTCGTAATCATCACGGTTAATTCCATAATTTCCCACCAAAGGATAAGTGAAGGTCAAGATTTGTCCATTATAAGACTGATCTGTAATGGATTCTTGGTAACCAGTCATCCCTGTGTTAAAGACGATTTCGCCTGTTACATCAATGTCTGCTCCGAAGGCCTTGCCTTCAAAAACTGTGCCATCTTCTAATACTAGAAGTCTTTTTGTCATATTTTCACCTCTCGTGGACGCTCTCTGGCGTCTTTTAACGTCTTGTGTTTTAGTTGGCGTTTCTACTCGCCAATACGGATTCTAAGATTGCCATCCGAACAAAGACACCATTGGTCATTTGTTGGACAATGCGTGATTTTGGCGCTTCAACCAAGTGGTCAGCAATTTCCACATCTCGATTCACTGGGGCCGGATGCATAATGATTGCTGTTTCTTTTAAGCGATTATAGCGTTCTTGGTTCAAACCGTGTTGAGCATGGTAGTCTTCTTTTGAAAAGACCGCTCCACTTTCATGGCGTTCATGTTGAACTCGGAGTAACATCAAAACATCCACCTGATCAACAATCTCATCAATAGTTACAAACTGTCCATAGTCCGCAAACTCTTGACTTCTCCATTCCTCAGGTCCTGCAAAGAACAGTTCAGCTCCCAAGCGTTTCAAAATCTGCATATTTGATTTGGCAACGCGTGAGTGGTCCAAGTCGCCTGCAATAGCAACCTTAAGACCCTCAAAGTGCCCAAATTCCTCATAAATAGTCATCAAATCAAGCAAGCTCTGGCTAGGATGTTGTCCCGAGCCATCACCACCATTGATAATAGAAGTTGTAATCGACGGACTCGCAATCAACTCTCTGTAATAGTCGACCTCTGGGTGGCGAATCACACAGACATCCACTCCTAGAGCAGATAGGGTCAAGATGGTATCATACAATGTCTCACCCTTATTGACCGAACTAGTCTTCACATCAAAGTCAAGTCGTTCCAGCCCCAGCTTAATCTCTGCCACTTCAAAGGACTTATGTGTCCGTGTAGAATCTTCAAAGAAGAGATTCGATACGATAGGTTTGTTCTCGTAGGGAAGTTGGGCTCCGTTTTTAAACTCGATTCCTCGTTTGATCAATTTCATCACTTGATCGACAGTGAGGTCTTCCATGGAAACCACATGGTTCAGTGCTTGTTGATTTTCTGACATGGCTACTCCTTCAGCTTTCTAAGCTTCTTCAGTAATCAGAACTCTGTCTTGGCCATCAAGTTCTGTCATCTCTACGATGATTTCTTCAGAACGGCTAGTTGGGATATTTTTCCCAACGTAATCTGGACGGATAGGCAATTCTCTATGTCCACGGTCAACTAGCACCGCAAGACTCACGCGCGCAGGACGACCATGGCCGACAATGTTATCAATAGCGGCGCGGATGGTACGGCCTGTATAGAGTACATCATCCACCAAGATAACTTCACGGTCTGTCACATCAACAGAAATCAAAGAAGTATCTTCTCCGCTTTTAACATCATCACGGAAAGGCTTGGTGTCCAGTTCCACAACAGGAACAGTGATATTTTCCAACTGCTCCAAGCGTTCTTTGATACGATGAGCGATGAAAACACCACGCGTTTTTATCCCAGCTAGGATAATTTTATTCAAATCCTTATTGCGCTCGATAATCTCATAAGTAATTCGCGTAATCGCTCGTTTGACAGTCAATTCGTCTACAACTTCTTTTGTCTTCATGACAAACCTCCAAAAAGAAAAGTCTCCTTACACAAGGAGACTTGAAATGTATAGCCAAGCGAGCCCTACTGTATACAGTATAGACTTACCCTTCTACTTTATCGCGCTCCTTGCCTGCCTCACGGGACAGGTTTAAAGGACTATTTAGTTACCATTTACTATAGCACAAAGCACCCTTAAAATCAAGCAAAAACTTTTTCAGAGTCCCCTTAAACATTGCTAAAATCATATAACTGGGGATAGTGGTCACATTCTGGATTTTTGGGATGACAGATAGCTCGTCCAAAGTAAATCATGGCCTGGTGAGCTGCTAACCATTCTTCTGGTGGCAAGACATCCATAACACGTTTCTCTACTTCAAGTGGCGTAGCTGATTTTTTAACGATATCGTGATGTTTGCAAATACGCTCCACATGAGTATCGACTGCGAAGGCTGGGATTCCATAGCCCACACTCATGACAACATTGGCTGTCTTACGACCAACACCTGCTAGATTTTCTAATTCTTCACGTGTCTGAGGGACTTGACCATCAAAATCATCTAGTAACTGTTGGGCACATTTTTTAAGGAATTTAGCCTTATTTCGATACAGTCCCAGATGAGAAATGTGTGAAGCAATTTCACTCTCTGTCGCTACAGACATGGCTTGCGGCGTTGGAAAAGCAGCAAAGAGCCCTGGTGTGGCCTTATTTACCGCTGCATCTGTGGTCTGGGCTGACAGCATCACCGCAACCAGTAGTTCAAAATGATTGGTAAAATCAAGACTAGGCTTAGCATCTGGAAAGAGGGCAATAATTTCCTCTATGACATGACGGGCACGTTTCTTAGATAAAACCATCTACTCGTCTCCATCAAACAGTCCTTGCAAGCCAGCAAATGGACTGTTTTCTTCTTTCTTGACTGCTTGTTGGGCTTGGTATTCATCTTCAGTCATGATTTGCCAGTCATTTCCTGACACAAAACCTTGGCCCGCCTCTTCTTCTGCCGTCAAGACCTTGATAGGGATATTGAGCAGAATATTATCTGCTACGCTCTCAGCAAGGTCGATTTCCCCATTTTCGATAGGCAAGACCAAATCATCATCTAGAACTTCCTGGTCTAGTTGGTTGGTCGCTCCTTCCATGAAAACTTCTGTGACTGGATAAGACTCAGCCAACTCAACTGGCTCCATACTGCGGCTGGAAGCAAGGACAATGGTATATGACAACTGATAGTCCAAGAAATACAGACGGTCTTCGTACTGCACCTTCCCCACTGCAAGGATATCTTTGACATCTAAAATCTCTTGATTTCGTTTACACAAGTCTGCTGCCAGGTCTAAAGCTTGTTCAAAATGTAGGCCTTCAGGTTGCTTACGAATTTCTTGAATGTTTAACTTCATATTTCCTCCATAAAGATGTACTCACTTGATTATACCATGAAAAGGCTATAAGTCAGCCTCCCAAACTTTGAGATTAAAATCTCATTTTTTAACATATTTACTATGACAAACTTTCCTATTAGTGCTATACTATAGGCAAGAATACATCAGAGCAAGGAGAATGCTCATATGGAAGACAAAGCACTCATCACTGAAGCTTATCGACTCCTTTCCGAGTTAAATAAAAGCTACCAAAGCTGTAAACAAGGAACAGCTGATGATCTTCGACTGCAAGAGCTGCTGAACACCACTCTTAAGGAACTAAAAACAGCAGAAAAGCTGGACAACAGTATCTTAATCGACCTTGAGAAATTTTACCAACGCACCAGTCTTCTGATTGGACTGGGTAGCCTAAAACTAAATGATCAAGCACGCACCGCTTGGCGAAACTATGACAAGTTCCATTACGAGCACGTCAAACACGTACTGACTCTCTATGGACCTGTTTTTGGATTTTAGAGTTTAGAATTTTGGATTTTCTATTGACAAAATTTCCTTAAAGGTATAGGATAGAGATACTAATACTCGGAGGTATGGGAGACATGAACAACTAATCTATCAAATAAAGAACTTTATTTAGTAGATCTTGTTTTTGTCTCTTTTTGTGTGCTCTTTTTATACTAGATTTTCTAGTATCTTGTCCTCATTGAAAATCGAAAAACTAGAAAGCTATGCTCCTCTTGAGTTGGGTTAGGCAGCTCCAAGCTAGTTTGACGAGTTTTTCAACGAGGATAATAGAGTTTTTGACAGTGACTTTGGGCTCTACTAGATAAAGTAGAGCTTTTTGTTATGCAATATCGACATTCTAGAAAGGGCAAGAATATGATAAAAATCAATCATCTAACCATCACGCAAAACAAAGATCTACGAGATCTTGTATCTGACCTAACCACGACTATCCAAGACGGGGAAAAGGTTGCTATTATTGGTGAAGAAGGAAATGGTAAATCGACTTTACTACGAGCTTTAATGGGGGAAGCATTACCTGATTTTACTATCAAGGGCGACATCCAGTCTGATCTTCAATCACTGGCCTACATTCCTCAAAAACTCCCTGAAATCCTGAAAAATAGGACTCTACACGACTACTTCTTTTTGGATTCTGCTGATTTAGACTACAGCATTCTTTATCGTTTGGCGGAGGAGTTGCACTTTGATAGCGACCGTTTTGCTAGCGACCAAGAAATTGGTAGCCTCTCGGGGGGCGAATCTTTGAAAATTCAGCTCATCCACGAGTTAGCCAAACCCTTTGAGATTCTATTTTTGGATGAACCTTCAAATGACCTAGACCTTGAGACGGTTGATTGGCTAAAAGGTCAGATTCGAAAGATTAGGCAAACTGTTATTTTCATTTCCCATGATGAAGACTTTCTTTCTCAAACGGCTGATACTATTGTCCACTTGCGACTGGTCAAGCATCGGAAAGAAGCGGAAACGCTAGTCGAGCATTTAGACTATGATCGCTATAGTGAGCAGAGAAAGGCTAATTTTGCAAGACAAAGCCAGCAAGCTGCTAACGACCAGAGAGCCTATGACAAAACCATGGAAAAACATCGCCGCGTCAAGCAAAATGTGGAAACTGCACTTCGAGCTACCAAAGACAGTACTGCCGGTCGCCTATTGGCTAAAAAGATGAAAACTGCTCTCTCTCAAGAAAAACGCTTTGAAAAGGAAGCTCAGTCCATGACCCAAATGCCACTTGAAGAGGAACAAATCCAACTTTTCTTCTCAGACATCCAACCATTACCATCTTCTAAAGTCTTAATCCAACTGGAAAAAGAAAATTTATCCATTGGCAAGCGCATTTTAGCTCAGGAGTTACAACTAACTGTTCGTGGCCAAGATAAAATCGGTATCATCGGGCCAAATGGTGTTGGAAAATCAACACTGTTAACCAAATTGCAACAACTGCTCAGCGCTAAAAGAGAAATATCGCTTGGTTTTATGCCACAAGATTACCATAAAAAACTGCAATTGGATTTATCTCCAGTAGCCTATCTCAGCCAAACTGGGGAAAAAGAGGAACTACAGAAAATCCAATCTCACCTAGCCAGTCTCAATTTCAACTATCCAGAGATGCACCATCAAATCCGCTCCCTATCTGGCGGTCAACAAGGTAAACTCCTACTTTTGGATTTAGTGTTGCGCAAACCAAACTTTCTCCTTCTGGATGAGCCTACACGTAATTTTTCTCCCACTTCTCAACCTGAAATCAGAAAACTATTTGCCTCTTATCCTGGCGGTCTGATCACTGTTTCGCATGACAGACGCTTCTTAAAAGAGGTCTGTACGAGTATCTATCGTTTGACAGATCGTGGTTTGGAAGTTGTTGATTTACAAGATTTATAAATGTTGAACATAGCAAAAATCCAGAGACGATCTCTGGATTTTGTTTACACACGTCTTTCTTGGGATCATTGATATAAAGAGCGCTTCTGGCGTCTTTTACGTGACAGATTATGCTCTGACTTTTGTTTAAATTATATAAGCTAGAAATCATTTTTTACTATTTTACAGCTCAAAGCATTCTAATGCATCATTATCTCATATACAAAAAGCAAAATGCAACCAGATTATTGAGGACATGCAAAAGAATGGAATTCCATAGGTTGTCAGAAGTCTTATACCTTACCCCAAATGCAAATCCCATACCTAAATAGCTGATAAAGCTAGGAATAGTATAGGGACCATGCAGATAAGCAAAAAGAAGCGACGTGGCAAACAAGCCAAAATATGTATTCTTAAATACTATCCCCTGTAACATACCTCGCATAAAGATTTCTTCCGTGACAGGTGCCAAAACACAGAGATCCACAAAAAGTACAGACCATGAAAGTGATAAACTTTGCACAGTTTGAGTTGTGTCTGATTGGGTAGGGCCTAAAAAATTGACCAAAATATAAAAGAGGAAAAGCAAGGCGTATGAAAGAAAACATTTAAGAATATCTTTTAGGTAGATTTTCCGAATGTGAAACAAGTCATACTTTTTTCCTACATATAAAAATATTGCAAGTTCAACAAGCGTAAAAAGGATGGATAGCGGTAATGAATTTATTCGCATAATTATCTCTGCTATACTCAAATGAATTGGCATAAAAATCAAAATCAAGAAAAACGTCATCCAGCGCTTATACATCATTCACCTCAATTATATTGAATTACATATATTATACTATTTTTTGGTGAGATAACAAGTTAAAAGCGAAACACTAAAAGCAAAAATCCAGAGAGATTTCTCTGGATTTTCTTACATCTGTTTCAAGCGTTCGATTCGTTCTGAGATAGGTGGGTGGGTATAAAAGAGTTTTTGAAGTCCCCCACCTTTCTTGGGATCATTGATATAAAGAGCGCTGCTGGCATCGTCAACATGGTGATGCATCGGCTCGCTATCCTCCAACTTACGCAAGGCATTGATCATCCCTTGAGGATTACGAGTCAGCTCCACACTGGATGCATCCGCTAGAAATTCCCTCTGACGGGAAATGGCAAGTTGCACCAAGGTTGCTGCGAGAGGTGCTAGAACAATGGCTAAGAGAGAGATAACAAGCATGATAATCTCCAAACCATTTCCATCGCGATCATTATCACTCCGTCTGCGATCAGCGCCTCCCCACCACATCATCCGTCCTGCCATACTAGACAGAAGGGTAATGGCACTTGCAAGGGCAACAGCAATGGTCGAAATGCGGATATCGTAGTTTCGGATATGACTGACTTCATGCCCCATAACAGCTTCTAGCTCCTCACGATTCATGATAGCCAGAAGACCCGAAGTGGCTGCGACAGCTGCATTCTGCGGATTCGAACCTGTTGCAAAGGCATTTAAAGAAGAATCCTCAATAATGAAAACACGCGGCATAGGAATCTGAGCAACCATGGCCATATCTTCTACTACATGGTAGAGGTCTGGCGCTGTTTGCTCATCAACCTCACGCGCCCCATTCATGGACATGACAATCTCTGTCGATTGAAAGATCATAGTTAATGCATAGACAAAACCGATGATTAGGGCTATAATCATACCCCCAAGACCTGAGCGCATGAAGAGATAGCCAACCGCATAACCAACCAAGGCCAAGAGTAGGAAGAAAACCAGCAACAAAATCCAGGTTTTTCGTTTATTGCTCGCAATTTGATCAAACAACATCTTAGTCACCTAAACCGCTAAAGTCAACTTTAGGAACTGCCTTTTCCTCTTCAGGTGTTTGAAGGAAGTCTGCAGCTTTAAAGCCAAATAGTCCTGCGATGATGTTGCTTGGGAAACTTTCAAGTTTTACATTGTAGTTGCTGACAACACTGTTGTAAAGTTGGCGTGAGTAAGAAATTTTATTTTCTGTATTGGTCAACTCTTCTTGCAATTTGATAAAGTTAGCACTAGCTTTCAAGTCTGGGTAATTCTCTGCTACTGCAAAGATACCAGAAATCTGGCGGGTAAGGGCATCACTGGCCTTCATAGCTTCTGCCGGTGAAGTTGCTGCGGCTACTTGTCTACGAAGTTCTGTCACTTTTTCCAAGGTAGAACCTTCATATTTGGCATAGCCTTTGACTGTTTCAATCAAGTTTGGGAGGAGATCATTACGACGCTTCAACTGAACATCGATCTGGCTCCAAGCCTCCTTGGTCTGCATACGATTTTTAACCAAATCGTTATAGCTAACAATCACAAAAATAACAATCAGAGCCAAAACTCCAAGAATAATCCAAGTCATAATCTTATTCCTTTCTGCTTTTAGATTACTACCAGTATATCAAATTTTTAATGAATATGGTAAAATAAGATGATACTAGAGAAGGAAACTACTATGAAACCAGAAACATTTTACAGCCTACTAGCTGAGCAAAATATTTCACTTTCGGACCAGCAAAAGAACCAATTTGAACGCTATTTTGAGCTCTTGGTCGAGTGGAATGAAAAGATTAACCTGACCGCTATTACAGACAAAGAAGAAGTTTATCTCAAACATTTTTACGATTCGATTGCACCTATTCTGCAAGGCTTGATTTCAAATGAAACTATCAAACTTCTTGATATCGGAGCGGGGGCAGGATTTCCTAGTCTGCCCATGAAAATTCTCTATCCTCAGTTGGAGGTGACCATCATTGATTCGCTCAATAAGCGCATTAACTTCCTTCAGCTTTTGGCTCAGGAGTTGGATTTGGATGGTGTTCACTTCTACCATGGACGGGCAGAAGACTTTGCCCAAGACAAGAACTTCCGTGCCCAGTTTGATATGGTGACGGCTCGTGCGGTTGCCCGTATGCAGGTTTTGTCTGAGCTGACCATTCCCTATCTTAAAGTTGGCGGCAAACTATTGGCACTCAAGGCCAGCAATGCTCCTGAGGAATTGCTAGAAGCCAAGAATGCCCTTAACCTCCTCTTTAGTAAGGTAGAGGACAACCTCAGCTATGCCCTGCCAAATGGAGATCCGCGCTACATCACTGTGGTCGAAAAGAAAAAAGAAACCCCAAATAAATATCCACGTAAGGCTGGCATGCCCAACAAACGCCCACTTTAAACAATGGTGCCCCTTGTTTAAAATTCAGAAAACCATTTACAAAATCAACTTCGCTCTCACATTTCTAGGATCGGGAAAAATTCGTTTACAAAACGGACCTCACTCTCACATTTCTGGGATCGGGAAAAATTCGTTTACAAAACGAATTTTTTCTGCTATACTATCCTAAGCAAAGGTTTTTAATGTCATCCTGTGAGGTGACGAAGGCGCAGATTTATATAAATTTTTAAAAGATAGCTATTTTTTAAAAAGTCTTACTCTGAGGGCCTATTGCTGCAAAATAATGGGCTCTTTTTTGGTGCCCAAAAGTGAGGTTTTTATGAAACAGGAATCAACTGTTGACTTGTTACTAGACGTTGATCAACGTCCTTCTGCTGGTAAAGGTATTCTTCTAAGCTTCCAGCACGTATTTGCCATGTTTGGCGCAACCATTCTCGTTCCCTTAATTTTGGGAATGCCCGTATCGGTTGCTCTCTTTGCATCCGGTATTGGAACACTTATCTACATGATTTCTACTGGCTTTAAGGTTCCAGTTTACCTAGGTTCTTCATTCGCCTTTATCACGGCTATGTCTTTAGCCATGAAAGAAATGGGGGGCGATGTATCTGCTGCTCAAACGGGGGTAATCTTGACTGGTTTGGTCTATGTTCTTGTAGCAGCAAGTGTTCGTTTTGCAGGTACGAAATGGATTGATAAACTCTTGCCCCCAATCATTATCGGACCTATGATTATCGTTATCGGTCTTGGTCTTGCTGGTTCTGCTGTAACGAATGCTGGACTCGTAGCAGACGGAAACTGGAAAAACGCCCTTGTAGCCGTTGTTACATTCTTGATTGCCGCCTTTATCAATACAAAAGGAAAAGGTTTCCTTCGTATCATTCCTTTCCTCTTTGCCATCATCGGTGGGTACATCTTCGCTATGATGCTTGGTTTGGTTG
This Streptococcus oralis DNA region includes the following protein-coding sequences:
- a CDS encoding aspartate carbamoyltransferase catalytic subunit, with the protein product MSENQQALNHVVSMEDLTVDQVMKLIKRGIEFKNGAQLPYENKPIVSNLFFEDSTRTHKSFEVAEIKLGLERLDFDVKTSSVNKGETLYDTILTLSALGVDVCVIRHPEVDYYRELIASPSITTSIINGGDGSGQHPSQSLLDLMTIYEEFGHFEGLKVAIAGDLDHSRVAKSNMQILKRLGAELFFAGPEEWRSQEFADYGQFVTIDEIVDQVDVLMLLRVQHERHESGAVFSKEDYHAQHGLNQERYNRLKETAIIMHPAPVNRDVEIADHLVEAPKSRIVQQMTNGVFVRMAILESVLASRNAN
- the pyrR gene encoding bifunctional pyr operon transcriptional regulator/uracil phosphoribosyltransferase PyrR, with protein sequence MKTKEVVDELTVKRAITRITYEIIERNKDLNKIILAGIKTRGVFIAHRIKERLEQLENITVPVVELDTKPFRDDVKSGEDTSLISVDVTDREVILVDDVLYTGRTIRAAIDNIVGHGRPARVSLAVLVDRGHRELPIRPDYVGKNIPTSRSEEIIVEMTELDGQDRVLITEEA
- the nth gene encoding endonuclease III, which codes for MVLSKKRARHVIEEIIALFPDAKPSLDFTNHFELLVAVMLSAQTTDAAVNKATPGLFAAFPTPQAMSVATESEIASHISHLGLYRNKAKFLKKCAQQLLDDFDGQVPQTREELENLAGVGRKTANVVMSVGYGIPAFAVDTHVERICKHHDIVKKSATPLEVEKRVMDVLPPEEWLAAHQAMIYFGRAICHPKNPECDHYPQLYDFSNV
- a CDS encoding YceD family protein; this translates as MKLNIQEIRKQPEGLHFEQALDLAADLCKRNQEILDVKDILAVGKVQYEDRLYFLDYQLSYTIVLASSRSMEPVELAESYPVTEVFMEGATNQLDQEVLDDDLVLPIENGEIDLAESVADNILLNIPIKVLTAEEEAGQGFVSGNDWQIMTEDEYQAQQAVKKEENSPFAGLQGLFDGDE
- a CDS encoding helicase BlpT; this encodes MEDKALITEAYRLLSELNKSYQSCKQGTADDLRLQELLNTTLKELKTAEKLDNSILIDLEKFYQRTSLLIGLGSLKLNDQARTAWRNYDKFHYEHVKHVLTLYGPVFGF
- a CDS encoding ATP-binding cassette domain-containing protein yields the protein MQYRHSRKGKNMIKINHLTITQNKDLRDLVSDLTTTIQDGEKVAIIGEEGNGKSTLLRALMGEALPDFTIKGDIQSDLQSLAYIPQKLPEILKNRTLHDYFFLDSADLDYSILYRLAEELHFDSDRFASDQEIGSLSGGESLKIQLIHELAKPFEILFLDEPSNDLDLETVDWLKGQIRKIRQTVIFISHDEDFLSQTADTIVHLRLVKHRKEAETLVEHLDYDRYSEQRKANFARQSQQAANDQRAYDKTMEKHRRVKQNVETALRATKDSTAGRLLAKKMKTALSQEKRFEKEAQSMTQMPLEEEQIQLFFSDIQPLPSSKVLIQLEKENLSIGKRILAQELQLTVRGQDKIGIIGPNGVGKSTLLTKLQQLLSAKREISLGFMPQDYHKKLQLDLSPVAYLSQTGEKEELQKIQSHLASLNFNYPEMHHQIRSLSGGQQGKLLLLDLVLRKPNFLLLDEPTRNFSPTSQPEIRKLFASYPGGLITVSHDRRFLKEVCTSIYRLTDRGLEVVDLQDL
- a CDS encoding CPBP family intramembrane glutamic endopeptidase, producing the protein MMYKRWMTFFLILIFMPIHLSIAEIIMRINSLPLSILFTLVELAIFLYVGKKYDLFHIRKIYLKDILKCFLSYALLFLFYILVNFLGPTQSDTTQTVQSLSLSWSVLFVDLCVLAPVTEEIFMRGMLQGIVFKNTYFGLFATSLLFAYLHGPYTIPSFISYLGMGFAFGVRYKTSDNLWNSILLHVLNNLVAFCFLYMR
- the htpX gene encoding zinc metalloprotease HtpX; the encoded protein is MLFDQIASNKRKTWILLLVFFLLLALVGYAVGYLFMRSGLGGMIIALIIGFVYALTMIFQSTEIVMSMNGAREVDEQTAPDLYHVVEDMAMVAQIPMPRVFIIEDSSLNAFATGSNPQNAAVAATSGLLAIMNREELEAVMGHEVSHIRNYDIRISTIAVALASAITLLSSMAGRMMWWGGADRRRSDNDRDGNGLEIIMLVISLLAIVLAPLAATLVQLAISRQREFLADASSVELTRNPQGMINALRKLEDSEPMHHHVDDASSALYINDPKKGGGLQKLFYTHPPISERIERLKQM
- a CDS encoding LemA family protein, with amino-acid sequence MTWIILGVLALIVIFVIVSYNDLVKNRMQTKEAWSQIDVQLKRRNDLLPNLIETVKGYAKYEGSTLEKVTELRRQVAAATSPAEAMKASDALTRQISGIFAVAENYPDLKASANFIKLQEELTNTENKISYSRQLYNSVVSNYNVKLESFPSNIIAGLFGFKAADFLQTPEEEKAVPKVDFSGLGD
- the rsmG gene encoding 16S rRNA (guanine(527)-N(7))-methyltransferase RsmG; translated protein: MKPETFYSLLAEQNISLSDQQKNQFERYFELLVEWNEKINLTAITDKEEVYLKHFYDSIAPILQGLISNETIKLLDIGAGAGFPSLPMKILYPQLEVTIIDSLNKRINFLQLLAQELDLDGVHFYHGRAEDFAQDKNFRAQFDMVTARAVARMQVLSELTIPYLKVGGKLLALKASNAPEELLEAKNALNLLFSKVEDNLSYALPNGDPRYITVVEKKKETPNKYPRKAGMPNKRPL